Proteins from a single region of Sesamum indicum cultivar Zhongzhi No. 13 linkage group LG5, S_indicum_v1.0, whole genome shotgun sequence:
- the LOC105161650 gene encoding ribosomal RNA-processing protein 14-C, producing the protein MKKKKQKPTTPNPAADEFGGDLKSIIHAHSEYFDHLIELIPPRFYLSNDDADSKPWYQGLSKAAKASLKQQSKQNLKLARRQRFDPDKEPSSTLQLLQQQQNNKTPVPGESNFTNLEDGESGAKPVDVEENKKSVTYEELREKLRRKIELLRGNRGEKKNDEKKLKNDGNKRKRDGENDGGQSGKGVHLDEDEDGEEIIEYGKVRLGDEEEGKQGKKKKRKLPKAKELERVKRTEEVKRENPSAAERESWKAATSRAMGVKVHDSARLIKESMKKEKRKREKNKEKWKERVETQEKMKEEKQRKRKENIVGRINEKKMRKIAKREKKLMRPGFEGRKEGFITPE; encoded by the coding sequence atgaagaagaagaagcaaaaGCCAACCACTCCCAATCCCGCCGCCGATGAATTTGGTGGTGACCTGAAATCGATAATCCATGCACACAGCGAGTATTTTGATCACTTGATAGAACTGATACCCCCGAGATTCTACCTGTCGAACGACGATGCAGATTCCAAACCGTGGTATCAGGGCCTCTCAAAAGCGGCGAAGGCCTCCTTAAAGCAGCAGTCCAAACAAAACCTTAAGCTAGCCCGCCGCCAACGCTTCGACCCCGATAAGGAACCTTCCTCCACCCTCCAACTCCtccaacaacaacaaaacaacaaaactcCCGTTCCCGGTGAGAGCAATTTCACCAATCTTGAAGATGGTGAATCTGGGGCTAAGCCCGTCGATGTGGAGGAGAATAAGAAGTCGGTTACTTACGAGGAGCTGAGAGAAAAGCTGCGTCGAAAGATTGAATTGTTGCGCGGAAACCGCGgtgagaagaaaaatgatgaaaagaaGTTGAAGAATGATGGGAATAAGAGGAAGAGGGATGGTGAGAATGATGGAGGGCAGAGCGGGAAGGGAGTGCATTTGGATGAGGATGAAGATGGCGAGGAGATAATTGAATATGGGAAGGTGAGATTGGGAGACGAAGAGGAGGGGAAACaggggaagaagaagaagaggaaattGCCAAAGGCCAAGGAGTTGGAGAGGGTGAAGAGAACAGAGGAGGTGAAGAGGGAGAATCCCAGTGCGGCTGAACGCGAGTCATGGAAGGCGGCAACGAGCAGGGCAATGGGGGTGAAGGTGCATGATAGTGCACGTTTGATTAAGGAGAGCAtgaagaaggagaagaggaagagggagAAGAATAAGGAGAAGTGGAAGGAGAGGGTGGAAACCCAGGAGAAGATGAAGGAGGAGAAACAGCGGAAGAGGAAGGAGAATATTGTGGGGAGGATCAATGAGAAAAAGATGAGGAAGATTGCCAAGCGGGAGAAGAAATTGATGAGGCCTGGTTTTGAGGGTCGGAAGGAGGGCTTTATTACTCCAGAGTGA
- the LOC105161651 gene encoding beta-glucosidase-like, which yields MDSQNSLALISSNVDVALVSDYQVARYNAAKLTRRDFDKDFVFGSATSAYQVEGAFAEGGKGPSNWDAFALRKPGKIADGSNGCVAIDQYHLYKDDIQTMKKVGLDAYRFSIAWSRVLPGGRLSAGINKEGLKYYSDLIDALLAEGMEPYVTLFHWDVPQCLEDEYGGFLTSTLIVKDFLEFVELCFWEFGDRVKYWITLNEPWTFTNHGYIQAIFPPNHGSTVPEPSGIPIFHHRSSGKSREVASKGDPGTEPYIVAHNLILAHAAAVDLYRKQFQVSQGGKIGITNVSKWFEALNDNQDDNDAANRAVDFMLGWFVAPIVTGDYPPIMRQLVADRLPKFSPEQKKLVKGSYDFLGINYYTTNYATYTPNPSGTKPSYYADQLSTFTTERDGMPIGPKGGSDWMYIVPNGIYKLLVHIKRTYHDPLIYITENGVDEINDKSKTVSEARIDDMRVKYHQDHLYYIKKAIDNDGVNVKAYFIWSLFDNYEWAEGYTVRFGIFYIDFENGRLTRYPKSSAIWWKNFLATPILLRARKRQVEETEDVVDVSVKRLRSGQGYN from the exons ATGGACTCTCAAAACAGCTTAGCGCTGATTAGCAGCAACGTCGACGTAGCGCTGGTTTCCGATTATCAGGTGGCAAGGTACAACGCCGCCAAGCTCACCCGCCGTGATTTCGACAAGGATTTCGTCTTTGGTTCCGCTACGTCTGCTTATCAG GTTGAAGGTGCTTTTGCTGAAGGTGGTAAAGGCCCTAGCAACTGGGATGCTTTTGCCCTTAGGAAACCTG GTAAAATTGCGGATGGTAGCAACGGATGTGTCGCTATAGATCAATATCACTTGTATAAG GATGATATCCAGACAATGAAGAAAGTCGGGCTCGATGCATACAGATTCTCAATTGCATGGTCTAGAGTGTTACCTG GTGGAAGATTGTCTGCTGGTATAAACAAGGAAGGCCTCAAGTACTACAGCGATCTTATCGATGCCCTCCTAGCTGAAg GGATGGAGCCCTACGTCACTCTCTTTCACTGGGACGTTCCCCAGTGTTTGGAAGACGAGTATGGTGGCTTCTTAACTAGCACTCTAATTGT GAaagattttcttgaatttgtggAGTTGTGCTTCTGGGAATTTGGCGATAGGGTGAAATACTGGATCACGCTGAACGAGCCATGGACCTTCACCAATCATGGCTACATACAAGCGATTTTTCCACCTAACCATGGTTCGACTGTGCCGGAGCCTTCCGGAATCCCCATCTTCCATCACAGAAGTAGTGGCAAATCTAGGGAAGTTGCCTCCAAAGGGGATCCCGGGACTGAACCATATATCGTGGCACACAATTTGATTCTTGCTCATGCTGCAGCTGTTGATCTATACCGAAAGCAGTTCCAA gtatcTCAAGGAGGCAAGATCGGAATCACAAATGTGTCCAAATGGTTTGAAGCCCTTAACGACAATCAGGATGACAACGATGCTGCTAATAGAGCTGTCGACTTTATGCTAGGATG gtTTGTAGCACCTATAGTAACGGGCGATTATCCACCAATTATGCGACAACTAGTAGCCGATCGGCTACCTAAATTTTCTCCAGAACAAAAGAAGTTGGTAAAAGGATCCTATGATTTTCTGGGAATTAACTATTACACCACCAATTATGCTACCTACACACCCAACCCCAGTGGCACTAAACCAAGTTACTATGCAGATCAGCTGTCTACATTCacaa CTGAACGAGATGGGATGCCAATTGGGCCAAAG gGTGGTTCAGACTGGATGTACATTGTTCCGAATGGAATTTACAAGCTCTTGGTTCATATAAAGAGGACATATCATGACCCCCTCATCTACATCACGGAAAATG GGGTTGATGAAATCAATGATAAGAGCAAGACGGTTTCAGAAGCTCGCATCGATGATATGAGGGTTAAGTATCACCAGGACCATCTCTACTACATCAAAAAAGCCATAGA CAACGATGGTGTAAACGTGAAGGCTTACTTCATATGGTCGCTGTTCGACAACTATGAATGGGCAGAAGGGTACACAGTTCGATTTGGCATATTTTACATAGACTTTGAGAACGGCCGCTTAACGCGATACCCTAAGAGCTCCGCTATATGGTGGAAGAATTTCCTCGCTACTCCCATACTCCTTCGAGCTAGAAAGAGACAAGTCGAAGAAACTGAAGACGTCGTCGACGTGTCGGTGAAGAGGCTTAGGAGTGGCCAAGGTTATAACTGA
- the LOC105161652 gene encoding uncharacterized protein LOC105161652, whose translation MKSAQAWRLGMKDMPMLPAPRHRGHLKKPTWIIILVSLVSLFLVCAYVYPPQNSAACYVFSSRGCKALQGWLPPAPVRELTDDEIASRVVIRDILNMNQSIPKNPKIAFLFLTPGALPFEKLWDKFFQGHEGRFSVYVHASKDKPVHFSRYFINREIRSEKVVWGKISMVDAERRLLANALKDPDNQQFVLLSDSCVPLRDFDYVYNYLMYTNVSFVDCFEDPGPHGSGRYIEYMLPEVEKKDFRKGAQWFTMKRQHALIITADSLYYSKFRDHCKPGMEKGRNCYSDEHYLPTFFYMLDPAGIANWSVTHVDWSEGKWHPKSYRAQDVTLELMRNITSISDSVHVTSDERKEIQIRPCLWNGNQRPCYLFARKFLPETLDNLLQLFPNYTSI comes from the exons ATGAAGTCAGCTCAGGCGTGGCGTCTAGGCATGAAAGACATGCCCATGCTGCCTGCGCCCCGCCATCGTGGTCATTTAAAGAAGCCAACATGGATTATCATATTGGTTTCTTTAGTTAGCTTATTTTTAGTTTGTGCATATGTGTATCCACCCCAGAATTCTGCAGCATGTTATGTATTCTCATCTCGTGGTTGTAAGGCATTACAAGGTTGGCTTCCGCCAGCGCCTGTTAGAGAACTAACGGATGATGAGATTGCTTCTCGTGTTGTAATTAGAGATATTTTGAATATGAATCAAAGTATACCGAAGAATCCCAAAATTGCTTTCCTGTTTCTGACACCAGGGGCATTACCATTTGAGAAGCTATGGGATAAGTTTTTCCAG GGCCATGAAGGCAGATTCTCAGTGTATGTGCATGCGTCCAAGGATAAACCTGTACATTTTAGCCGTTATTTTATCAACCGGGAAATTCGTAGTGAGAAG GTAGTATGGGGAAAAATTTCAATGGTTGATGCAGAGAGGCGGCTTCTGGCAAATGCGCTGAAAGATCCCGACAACCAGCAGTTTGTACTACTTTCAGACAG CTGCGTACCACTTCGTGATTTTGATTATGTGTACAACTATCTCATGTACACCAATGTTAGTTTTGTAGACTG CTTTGAGGATCCTGGGCCACATGGAAGTGGCAGGTACATTGAGTATATGTTACCTGAAGTTGAGAAGAAAGACTTTCGAAAGGGTGCCCAG TGGTTCACTATGAAGCGGCAACATGCTCTTATAATCACGGCTGACAGTCTCTACTATTCAAAATTCAGGGATCATTGCAAG CCAGGCATGGAAAAGGGACGCAACTGCTACTCTGATGAGCACTATTTGCCCACCTTTTTCTAT ATGCTTGATCCAGCTGGAATAGCCAATTGGTCCGTAACACATGTTGATTGGTCCGAAGGGAAGTGGCACCCAAAATCGTACAGAGCACAGGATGTGACCTTAGAGCTGATGAGAAATATTACG TCTATTAGTGACAGCGTGCATGTTACAAGTGACGAAAGG AAAGAAATCCAGATTAGACCATGCTTGTGGAATGGAAATCAACGGCCATGTTATTTGTTTGCCAGGAAATTTCTACCTGAAACGCTTGATAATTTATTGCAACTATTCCCCAATTATACATCCATTTGA
- the LOC105161654 gene encoding oxysterol-binding protein-related protein 4C isoform X2 has product MVTECDFGTKAVLTAPLSLEGEESNSKYKAPNIIQRILSLLTNVRPGSDLNRLQLPPQFNIPKSQLQCYGESVYSISSNMLSKCAEGETPLNRFVSVVAWSISMVRPLAFGLAPYNPILGESHHVSRGTLNVLLEQVSHHPPVSALHATDEKHHIDLLWCQSPLPKFHATGTHIEVEVHGKRQLKLLNKNETYTMTPPNLVIRFLPVPGVDWLGNATVRCQETGLEAELCYRGNSFLPRPSVHRSIKGKIFLSSMMETVYEINGHWDRTVTVKDVKTGKKTVIYSAKEALTGLKTPIVKDPKAVLSTESAVVWGEVNQAILQKSWDKAREAKTCIEERQRQVAREKTSREDEWSPKHFSVSHSKESGWDCSPTHKLVPPAPIVVND; this is encoded by the exons GTAACAGAATGCGACTTCGGCACAAAAGCTGTACTAACTGCACCGTTGTCACTGGAAGGCGAGGAATCCAATTCCAAGTATAAAGCTCCCAACATCATCCAACGCATTCTAAGCCTTCTCACCAACGTACGGCCAGGATCCGACCTCAACCGCCTTCAG CTACCGCCGCAGTTCAATATTCCAAAGTCTCAGCTGCAGTGCTATGGAGAATCAGTGTACAGCATTAGCTCCAACATGTTGAGCAAGTGTGCAGAGGGGGAGACGCCGCTCAACCGTTTTGTATCGGTTGTTGCTTGGAGCATATCGATGGTACGTCCATTGGCCTTTGGGTTGGCCCCTTACAACCCGATTCTTGGAGAGTCCCATCATGTTTCGAGGGGTACGCTTAACGTGCTATTAGAACAG GTTTCGCATCATCCACCTGTCAGTGCGCTCCATGCAACTGACGAGAAACACCACATTGATCTGCTATGGTGTCAATCTCCCTTACCAAAGTTTCACG CAACAGGGACTCACATTGAGGTTGAGGTGCATGGGAAGCGGCAGCTAAAGCTGCTCAACAAGAATGAAACTTACACGATGACTCCGCCCAATCTGGTCATAAGATTCTTACCAGTGCCTGGGGTTGATTGGTTGGGGAATGCAACAGTCCGATGTCAAGAAACTGGCCTTGAAGCAGAGTTGTGTTACAGAGGGAACTCGTTTTTGCCCCGACCATCTGTACATAGGTCGATTAAAGGAAAGATCTTTCTGTCATCGATGATGGAGACTGTTTATGAGATTAACGGCCACTGGGATAg AACTGTCACGGTGAAGGATGTCAAGACTGGGAAAAAGACGGTCATCTACAGCGCAAAAGAAGCACTCACCGGATTGAAGACTCCCATCGTTAAGGATCCGAAG GCAGTTTTGTCGACCGAGTCGGCTGTTGTATGGGGTGAAGTGAACCAAGCAATCCTGCAGAAAAGCTGGGATAAAGCGAGGGAGGCTAAGACCTGCATCGAAGAAAGGCAAAGGCAGGTAGCCAGAGAAAAAACGTCGAGAGAAGACGAATGGTCCCCTAAGCATTTTAGTGTATCTCACAGCAAGGAGAGTGGGTGGGACTGCTCACCAACTCACAAGTTGGTTCCCCCAGCCCCTATTGTTGTTAATGACTGA
- the LOC105161654 gene encoding oxysterol-binding protein-related protein 4C isoform X1 yields the protein MQVTECDFGTKAVLTAPLSLEGEESNSKYKAPNIIQRILSLLTNVRPGSDLNRLQLPPQFNIPKSQLQCYGESVYSISSNMLSKCAEGETPLNRFVSVVAWSISMVRPLAFGLAPYNPILGESHHVSRGTLNVLLEQVSHHPPVSALHATDEKHHIDLLWCQSPLPKFHATGTHIEVEVHGKRQLKLLNKNETYTMTPPNLVIRFLPVPGVDWLGNATVRCQETGLEAELCYRGNSFLPRPSVHRSIKGKIFLSSMMETVYEINGHWDRTVTVKDVKTGKKTVIYSAKEALTGLKTPIVKDPKAVLSTESAVVWGEVNQAILQKSWDKAREAKTCIEERQRQVAREKTSREDEWSPKHFSVSHSKESGWDCSPTHKLVPPAPIVVND from the exons CAGGTAACAGAATGCGACTTCGGCACAAAAGCTGTACTAACTGCACCGTTGTCACTGGAAGGCGAGGAATCCAATTCCAAGTATAAAGCTCCCAACATCATCCAACGCATTCTAAGCCTTCTCACCAACGTACGGCCAGGATCCGACCTCAACCGCCTTCAG CTACCGCCGCAGTTCAATATTCCAAAGTCTCAGCTGCAGTGCTATGGAGAATCAGTGTACAGCATTAGCTCCAACATGTTGAGCAAGTGTGCAGAGGGGGAGACGCCGCTCAACCGTTTTGTATCGGTTGTTGCTTGGAGCATATCGATGGTACGTCCATTGGCCTTTGGGTTGGCCCCTTACAACCCGATTCTTGGAGAGTCCCATCATGTTTCGAGGGGTACGCTTAACGTGCTATTAGAACAG GTTTCGCATCATCCACCTGTCAGTGCGCTCCATGCAACTGACGAGAAACACCACATTGATCTGCTATGGTGTCAATCTCCCTTACCAAAGTTTCACG CAACAGGGACTCACATTGAGGTTGAGGTGCATGGGAAGCGGCAGCTAAAGCTGCTCAACAAGAATGAAACTTACACGATGACTCCGCCCAATCTGGTCATAAGATTCTTACCAGTGCCTGGGGTTGATTGGTTGGGGAATGCAACAGTCCGATGTCAAGAAACTGGCCTTGAAGCAGAGTTGTGTTACAGAGGGAACTCGTTTTTGCCCCGACCATCTGTACATAGGTCGATTAAAGGAAAGATCTTTCTGTCATCGATGATGGAGACTGTTTATGAGATTAACGGCCACTGGGATAg AACTGTCACGGTGAAGGATGTCAAGACTGGGAAAAAGACGGTCATCTACAGCGCAAAAGAAGCACTCACCGGATTGAAGACTCCCATCGTTAAGGATCCGAAG GCAGTTTTGTCGACCGAGTCGGCTGTTGTATGGGGTGAAGTGAACCAAGCAATCCTGCAGAAAAGCTGGGATAAAGCGAGGGAGGCTAAGACCTGCATCGAAGAAAGGCAAAGGCAGGTAGCCAGAGAAAAAACGTCGAGAGAAGACGAATGGTCCCCTAAGCATTTTAGTGTATCTCACAGCAAGGAGAGTGGGTGGGACTGCTCACCAACTCACAAGTTGGTTCCCCCAGCCCCTATTGTTGTTAATGACTGA
- the LOC105161654 gene encoding oxysterol-binding protein-related protein 4C isoform X3, translating to MQVTECDFGTKAVLTAPLSLEGEESNSKYKAPNIIQRILSLLTNVRPGSDLNRLQLPPQFNIPKSQLQCYGESVYSISSNMLSKCAEGETPLNRFVSVVAWSISMVRPLAFGLAPYNPILGESHHVSRGTLNVLLEQVSHHPPVSALHATDEKHHIDLLWCQSPLPKFHGTHIEVEVHGKRQLKLLNKNETYTMTPPNLVIRFLPVPGVDWLGNATVRCQETGLEAELCYRGNSFLPRPSVHRSIKGKIFLSSMMETVYEINGHWDRTVTVKDVKTGKKTVIYSAKEALTGLKTPIVKDPKAVLSTESAVVWGEVNQAILQKSWDKAREAKTCIEERQRQVAREKTSREDEWSPKHFSVSHSKESGWDCSPTHKLVPPAPIVVND from the exons CAGGTAACAGAATGCGACTTCGGCACAAAAGCTGTACTAACTGCACCGTTGTCACTGGAAGGCGAGGAATCCAATTCCAAGTATAAAGCTCCCAACATCATCCAACGCATTCTAAGCCTTCTCACCAACGTACGGCCAGGATCCGACCTCAACCGCCTTCAG CTACCGCCGCAGTTCAATATTCCAAAGTCTCAGCTGCAGTGCTATGGAGAATCAGTGTACAGCATTAGCTCCAACATGTTGAGCAAGTGTGCAGAGGGGGAGACGCCGCTCAACCGTTTTGTATCGGTTGTTGCTTGGAGCATATCGATGGTACGTCCATTGGCCTTTGGGTTGGCCCCTTACAACCCGATTCTTGGAGAGTCCCATCATGTTTCGAGGGGTACGCTTAACGTGCTATTAGAACAG GTTTCGCATCATCCACCTGTCAGTGCGCTCCATGCAACTGACGAGAAACACCACATTGATCTGCTATGGTGTCAATCTCCCTTACCAAAGTTTCACG GGACTCACATTGAGGTTGAGGTGCATGGGAAGCGGCAGCTAAAGCTGCTCAACAAGAATGAAACTTACACGATGACTCCGCCCAATCTGGTCATAAGATTCTTACCAGTGCCTGGGGTTGATTGGTTGGGGAATGCAACAGTCCGATGTCAAGAAACTGGCCTTGAAGCAGAGTTGTGTTACAGAGGGAACTCGTTTTTGCCCCGACCATCTGTACATAGGTCGATTAAAGGAAAGATCTTTCTGTCATCGATGATGGAGACTGTTTATGAGATTAACGGCCACTGGGATAg AACTGTCACGGTGAAGGATGTCAAGACTGGGAAAAAGACGGTCATCTACAGCGCAAAAGAAGCACTCACCGGATTGAAGACTCCCATCGTTAAGGATCCGAAG GCAGTTTTGTCGACCGAGTCGGCTGTTGTATGGGGTGAAGTGAACCAAGCAATCCTGCAGAAAAGCTGGGATAAAGCGAGGGAGGCTAAGACCTGCATCGAAGAAAGGCAAAGGCAGGTAGCCAGAGAAAAAACGTCGAGAGAAGACGAATGGTCCCCTAAGCATTTTAGTGTATCTCACAGCAAGGAGAGTGGGTGGGACTGCTCACCAACTCACAAGTTGGTTCCCCCAGCCCCTATTGTTGTTAATGACTGA